Proteins co-encoded in one Candidatus Methylomirabilota bacterium genomic window:
- a CDS encoding geranylgeranyl reductase family protein yields MGRVEVVSHRASAFDVIVVGGGPGGSTAAWRLAKAGLRPLVLDAAVFPRVKICAGWVTPEALRDLEVDPDKYPLTIQPFDACVLEFEGARHETGWRTPASYGIIRREFDLYLLERAAAAGADVRWGIRVTEVEQGPDGVTVLTDRGRFEAPLVIGAGGHRCPVARALGEVSGREEVVVAQESETRLPPEWVERLGVFMRAPELYVEPDLRGYGWYFPKGDVVNIGIGCTGGGDGSLPRRREALVAALRASGRLPDAMPIEPFKGHAYVVRRRAPRRLSGARFVLVGDAAGLARDLSGEGIGPAIRSGILAAEAARGFLHGGTPLDSYAQQVAALYGPGEPGWLERQLERLPEAVARLAVRIILGLGLARRRIVFDGIFGMKEAGS; encoded by the coding sequence ATGGGAAGGGTTGAAGTCGTGAGCCACCGCGCGTCCGCCTTCGATGTCATCGTCGTCGGAGGCGGCCCGGGAGGCAGCACGGCCGCCTGGCGGCTCGCGAAGGCGGGGCTGCGTCCCCTCGTGCTCGACGCCGCGGTGTTCCCGCGGGTGAAGATCTGCGCGGGGTGGGTGACCCCCGAGGCGCTCCGTGACCTCGAGGTCGACCCCGACAAGTACCCGCTGACCATCCAGCCGTTCGACGCGTGCGTCCTCGAGTTCGAGGGGGCGCGGCACGAGACGGGCTGGCGGACGCCCGCCAGCTACGGCATCATCCGTCGCGAGTTCGACCTCTACCTCCTCGAGCGCGCGGCCGCCGCCGGCGCCGACGTCCGCTGGGGCATTCGCGTGACCGAGGTCGAGCAGGGCCCGGACGGCGTCACCGTCCTGACCGACCGCGGCCGCTTCGAGGCGCCGCTCGTGATCGGCGCGGGCGGCCATCGTTGTCCCGTCGCGCGGGCCCTGGGCGAGGTCTCGGGGCGCGAGGAGGTGGTGGTGGCCCAGGAGAGCGAGACGCGGCTTCCGCCCGAGTGGGTGGAGCGCCTCGGAGTTTTCATGCGCGCGCCCGAGCTCTACGTCGAGCCCGACCTTCGAGGCTACGGCTGGTACTTTCCCAAGGGGGACGTCGTCAACATCGGCATCGGCTGCACGGGGGGCGGTGACGGCAGCCTGCCGCGCAGGCGCGAAGCGCTGGTGGCCGCGCTGCGCGCCTCCGGAAGGCTGCCGGATGCAATGCCCATAGAGCCCTTCAAGGGGCACGCCTACGTCGTGCGCCGCCGGGCGCCGCGCAGGCTGTCGGGCGCGCGCTTCGTGCTGGTGGGAGACGCGGCGGGGCTCGCCCGTGATCTCTCGGGCGAGGGCATCGGCCCGGCCATCCGGAGCGGCATCCTCGCCGCGGAGGCGGCGCGGGGGTTCCTCCACGGCGGCACCCCGCTCGACAGCTACGCGCAGCAGGTCGCCGCGCTGTACGGGCCCGGGGAGCCCGGCTGGCTGGAGCGCCAGCTGGAGCGGCTGCCGGAGGCCGTGGCGCGACTCGCGGTTCGGATCATCCTCGGGCTGGGGCTGGCGAGGCGACGCATCGTCTTCGACGGGATATTCGGCATGAAGGAGGCGGGATCATGA
- a CDS encoding ABC transporter ATP-binding protein yields the protein MLEIERINTFRGPAHVLNGVSLKVGDAESVVLVGRNGAGKTTTIDSIMGLLPIRSGTVTFNGKDITRLPTYARALAGIGYSPEDSGIFPDLTVAENFVISQSLARSAGKAVATAGDSGIDERVLSLFPEVRAFTQRRGLFLSGGQKKMVAIARAMTLSPSILLLDEPFEGLAPVVVTRFIEAVTQIKAMGVSLLIAESNLMTASRVADRLYAIDRGEIIFEGPPARAFDNQEVMKTIRG from the coding sequence ATGCTTGAGATCGAGCGGATCAACACCTTTCGCGGCCCCGCCCACGTCCTCAACGGCGTGTCGCTGAAGGTCGGGGACGCCGAGTCGGTGGTCCTGGTGGGACGCAACGGCGCGGGCAAGACCACGACCATCGACAGCATCATGGGTCTGCTACCGATTCGCAGCGGCACGGTCACGTTCAACGGGAAGGACATCACCCGGCTCCCCACTTACGCGCGCGCCCTCGCGGGGATTGGTTACTCTCCCGAGGACTCCGGGATCTTCCCGGATCTGACCGTCGCCGAGAACTTCGTGATCAGCCAGTCGCTTGCCCGCTCGGCCGGCAAGGCCGTGGCCACCGCGGGTGACAGCGGCATCGACGAGCGCGTGCTCTCGCTGTTCCCCGAGGTGCGCGCGTTCACCCAGCGGCGCGGGCTCTTCCTCTCGGGCGGCCAGAAGAAGATGGTCGCCATCGCTCGCGCGATGACGCTCAGCCCTTCCATCCTGCTGCTGGACGAGCCGTTCGAGGGCCTGGCGCCCGTGGTGGTGACCCGGTTCATCGAAGCCGTGACGCAGATCAAGGCCATGGGCGTGTCGCTGCTCATCGCGGAGTCGAACCTGATGACCGCGTCCCGGGTGGCCGACAGGCTCTACGCCATCGACCGGGGCGAGATCATCTTCGAGGGCCCCCCGGCCCGCGCGTTCGACAACCAGGAGGTCATGAAGACCATCCGCGGCTGA
- a CDS encoding ABC transporter ATP-binding protein: MSLLKTTQLTKYFGDTHAVDHVDFTVTEGEVLALIGSNGAGKTTLINLISGLIPVDSGAIVFQGADITRDSIHKKIARGIARSFQLVNLFDQLTTLDNLALAIFSRDGKTRKLFTLSDADRAVRDEAVAVLQQFGLAGKAEMVAGGLSQGERKLLDVAVAYALKPKLLFLDEPTSGVSTREKAPIMDIITQVVRAGGITAVIVEHDMDVVFKYCPRIVAMHQGTILADGTPDEIRNNEQVTANLLGTQRHA; the protein is encoded by the coding sequence GTGAGCCTGCTCAAGACGACCCAGCTCACCAAGTACTTCGGCGACACGCACGCCGTGGATCACGTGGACTTCACCGTGACGGAGGGAGAGGTGCTGGCCCTCATCGGCTCCAACGGGGCGGGGAAGACCACCCTGATCAACCTGATCAGCGGGCTCATCCCCGTGGACTCCGGCGCCATCGTGTTCCAGGGGGCCGACATCACGCGCGACTCCATCCACAAGAAGATCGCCCGGGGGATCGCGCGGAGCTTCCAGCTCGTCAACCTCTTCGACCAGCTGACCACGCTCGACAACCTGGCGCTGGCCATCTTCTCGCGGGACGGCAAGACCCGGAAGCTGTTCACGCTATCGGACGCGGACCGGGCCGTCCGGGACGAGGCCGTGGCCGTGCTCCAGCAGTTCGGGCTGGCGGGCAAGGCCGAAATGGTGGCGGGCGGGCTCAGCCAGGGCGAGCGCAAGCTCCTGGACGTGGCCGTCGCCTACGCGCTCAAGCCCAAGCTCCTCTTCCTCGACGAGCCCACCAGCGGCGTCAGCACCCGGGAGAAGGCGCCGATCATGGACATCATCACGCAGGTGGTGCGGGCGGGGGGGATCACGGCCGTCATCGTCGAGCACGACATGGACGTGGTCTTCAAGTATTGCCCCAGGATCGTCGCCATGCACCAGGGCACGATCCTGGCCGACGGCACCCCGGACGAGATCCGGAACAACGAACAGGTCACGGCCAATCTCCTGGGGACCCAGCGCCATGCTTGA
- a CDS encoding branched-chain amino acid ABC transporter permease — protein sequence MANRRQLVAVGPIILVLAILPWVVEPYQTVLLSYGLVFAIAALGFNLLLGYTGLLSFGHSAYFGVGAYAAAFAVKYLKIGSMELLLLAGVLASALVAAIFGLVCVRYTRIFFGILTLALSQVIWSLAFKFFWVTGGTDGLRVPTPRLLGVSIGAGQDKMAFLAHRYYYYVLVFFLASVAVMWVIVHSPFGKALQAIRDNETRAEFVGVQVWHYRWVAFLISGVFTGLAGALWVPLNGLTTPDILVWNFSGEIVFMTVMGGFKTFAGPIVGAVVFNYLKTFAVGYTVYWQLFLGVVLVTLVLALPTGIMGMVAQLSQKWKRTPEP from the coding sequence ATGGCGAACCGGCGCCAGCTCGTTGCCGTCGGGCCCATCATCCTCGTGCTCGCGATCCTGCCTTGGGTAGTCGAGCCGTATCAGACCGTGCTGCTGTCCTACGGCCTGGTCTTCGCCATCGCGGCGCTGGGCTTCAACCTCTTGCTCGGCTACACGGGCCTCCTCTCCTTCGGGCACTCGGCCTATTTTGGCGTGGGCGCGTACGCCGCCGCCTTCGCCGTCAAGTACCTGAAGATCGGCTCGATGGAGCTGCTGCTTTTGGCCGGCGTCCTCGCCTCGGCCCTCGTGGCCGCGATCTTCGGCCTGGTCTGCGTGCGCTACACGCGGATCTTCTTCGGCATCCTCACGCTCGCCCTGTCCCAGGTGATCTGGAGCCTGGCCTTTAAGTTCTTCTGGGTGACGGGCGGGACCGATGGCCTGCGGGTGCCCACGCCCAGGCTGCTCGGCGTGTCCATCGGCGCGGGACAGGACAAGATGGCCTTCCTGGCGCACCGGTACTACTACTACGTCCTCGTGTTCTTCCTGGCCTCGGTGGCGGTCATGTGGGTGATCGTGCACTCGCCGTTCGGCAAGGCGCTCCAGGCCATCCGCGACAACGAGACGCGGGCCGAGTTCGTCGGGGTGCAGGTCTGGCACTACCGCTGGGTCGCCTTTCTGATCTCCGGGGTGTTCACGGGGCTGGCCGGGGCGCTCTGGGTGCCGCTCAACGGTCTCACGACGCCCGACATCCTGGTCTGGAACTTCTCGGGCGAGATCGTCTTCATGACCGTGATGGGAGGCTTCAAGACCTTCGCCGGACCCATCGTGGGCGCGGTGGTCTTCAACTACCTCAAGACCTTCGCCGTGGGCTACACCGTGTACTGGCAGCTGTTCCTGGGCGTCGTGCTGGTGACGCTCGTGCTGGCGCTGCCGACGGGCATCATGGGCATGGTCGCGCAGCTCTCCCAGAAGTGGAAGAGGACGCCCGAGCCGTGA
- a CDS encoding branched-chain amino acid ABC transporter permease yields MDTLLIHILNSLLYAAVLFLIAGGLSLIYGVMRIVNLAHGNLYAFGAFVAAWTVGLLVGGATPTPLLYLVLLAGPLGAAALGAVLEPTLLRPLYQRPEEYQLLITFGLLSILEDLIRLIWGPYPLSVSSLYEGMGSLNFGESIYPTYNLAVIVVGGLAAAGLWAFIYRTQFGIVLRATSQNMRMAQAMGVNVNRVYVQAFTLGCFMAGLGGAIVVPQQGAVLGMGVDALILAFVVVVIGGLGSLEGALVGALMVGVVRELGITFFPEVELAVLYLMAAVVLLIRPAGLFGRA; encoded by the coding sequence ATGGACACGCTCCTGATCCACATCCTCAACTCGCTCCTCTACGCGGCGGTGCTCTTCCTCATCGCCGGCGGGCTCAGCCTCATCTACGGCGTCATGCGGATCGTCAACCTGGCCCACGGCAACCTCTACGCCTTCGGGGCCTTCGTGGCGGCCTGGACGGTCGGGCTGCTCGTGGGCGGCGCGACGCCGACGCCGCTCCTCTACCTCGTGCTGCTCGCCGGGCCCCTGGGGGCGGCCGCCCTGGGCGCGGTGCTGGAGCCGACCCTGCTCCGGCCGCTCTACCAGCGCCCCGAGGAGTACCAGCTGTTGATCACGTTCGGGCTGCTGTCGATCCTCGAGGACCTGATACGGCTCATCTGGGGCCCGTACCCGCTGTCCGTCAGCTCGCTCTACGAGGGCATGGGGAGCCTCAACTTCGGCGAGTCCATCTACCCGACGTACAACCTGGCCGTCATCGTCGTCGGCGGCCTCGCGGCGGCGGGTCTCTGGGCCTTCATCTACCGCACGCAGTTCGGCATCGTCTTGCGGGCGACCTCGCAGAACATGCGCATGGCGCAGGCCATGGGGGTCAACGTCAACCGCGTCTACGTCCAGGCCTTCACGCTGGGCTGCTTCATGGCGGGTCTCGGCGGCGCCATCGTCGTGCCGCAGCAGGGCGCCGTGCTCGGCATGGGCGTGGACGCGCTGATCCTGGCGTTCGTCGTCGTGGTCATCGGCGGCCTCGGGAGCCTCGAGGGCGCCCTGGTCGGAGCGCTGATGGTGGGCGTGGTCAGGGAGCTTGGCATCACCTTCTTCCCGGAGGTCGAGCTGGCGGTGCTCTATCTCATGGCGGCCGTGGTGCTGCTCATCCGGCCCGCCGGGCTGTTCGGGCGCGCATGA
- a CDS encoding ABC transporter substrate-binding protein produces the protein MAPEVSRRDFLSSLGVTVGAAATAAAVPLVGGPALISRAEAQPKGNIPDTPYKVGHMTFFTGAAAVLGEPSYKGHILAAEEINAQGGLLGKRKIETFKADEAAGTDANVKEMRRMKLSEKIDLFTGVISSGNTPALGPVAEELKLLTIFVDGCTDFLFDKAVLNPHHIFRITNMQSADGVTAAVATAMTWPKVRKIAHIHPDYSYGRNAFAHFNIVMKKMMPGTQVVSEGWPKLGTTDFTSHITKAIAAKPDLLVSSVWGGDYVAMYKQALRYDLFKKMKFTSMIAFGVAPHAIGKDHPEGVIAGVHSNYYFNYPPQDRWPANTAFVKKYFERWKEYPNFQSEGAYTTLMLLKQTVEKANKLTGGWPDDEALISQLEGASISGPAGYIHIRPDNHQGYKDAMTGFSVNSPDYPFQILDPTKIITIPIRNITAPPGWPAPSGEETRTYTWIEKTWPQVKV, from the coding sequence ATGGCCCCAGAAGTTTCCCGTCGTGACTTCCTGAGTTCTCTCGGCGTGACGGTCGGCGCCGCGGCGACCGCGGCCGCCGTGCCGCTCGTCGGCGGCCCGGCTCTCATCAGCCGCGCCGAAGCCCAGCCCAAGGGCAACATCCCCGACACGCCGTACAAGGTCGGCCACATGACCTTCTTCACCGGCGCCGCCGCCGTGCTCGGAGAGCCCTCCTACAAGGGGCATATCCTGGCGGCTGAGGAGATCAACGCCCAGGGCGGTCTCTTGGGCAAGCGCAAGATCGAGACCTTCAAGGCCGACGAAGCGGCCGGCACCGACGCGAACGTGAAGGAAATGCGCCGGATGAAGCTCTCCGAGAAGATTGACCTCTTCACTGGGGTCATCTCGAGCGGCAACACGCCGGCGCTCGGGCCAGTGGCCGAGGAGCTCAAGCTGCTCACGATCTTCGTGGACGGATGCACGGACTTCCTCTTCGACAAGGCCGTGCTGAACCCGCACCACATCTTCCGCATCACCAACATGCAGTCGGCCGACGGCGTGACCGCGGCCGTCGCGACCGCCATGACCTGGCCCAAGGTGCGGAAGATCGCCCACATCCACCCCGACTACTCCTACGGGCGCAACGCCTTCGCGCACTTCAACATCGTGATGAAGAAGATGATGCCCGGCACCCAGGTGGTGTCGGAGGGCTGGCCCAAGCTCGGCACCACGGACTTCACCTCCCACATCACCAAGGCCATCGCGGCCAAGCCTGACCTGCTGGTCTCCTCGGTGTGGGGCGGCGACTATGTGGCCATGTACAAGCAGGCGCTGCGCTACGACCTGTTCAAGAAGATGAAGTTCACGAGCATGATCGCCTTCGGCGTCGCGCCGCACGCCATCGGCAAGGACCACCCGGAGGGCGTCATCGCGGGCGTCCACTCCAACTATTACTTCAACTATCCGCCGCAGGACCGCTGGCCGGCCAACACGGCGTTCGTGAAGAAGTACTTCGAGCGGTGGAAGGAGTACCCGAACTTCCAGTCCGAAGGCGCCTATACGACGCTCATGCTCCTGAAGCAGACGGTCGAGAAGGCCAACAAGCTGACGGGCGGCTGGCCCGACGACGAGGCCCTCATCAGCCAGCTGGAAGGGGCGTCCATCTCCGGGCCGGCGGGTTACATCCACATCCGCCCGGACAACCACCAGGGCTACAAGGACGCCATGACGGGCTTCAGCGTCAACTCGCCTGACTATCCGTTCCAGATCCTCGATCCGACCAAGATCATCACCATCCCCATCCGCAACATCACGGCGCCTCCGGGGTGGCCGGCGCCGAGCGGTGAGGAGACTCGCACCTATACCTGGATCGAGAAGACCTGGCCCCAGGTCAAGGTCTAG
- a CDS encoding aldo/keto reductase, with amino-acid sequence MLTREFGPTGVKVSVIGQGTWHMGEDRRLKKGEIAALRLGIELGLTHIDTAEMYADGQAEEIVAEAVAGQRDRVFIATKVLPSNASYKGTLDACERSLKRLRTDHVDLYLLHWWSGQHPIEDTMRALVALCASGKTRFAGVSNFDVEQMRAAQAALGKVPLACNQVLYHLRDRDIEKDVVPHCERERIAVVGYTPLARGGFMRGAVADVAKRLGKTPRQVALNFLTRRPSLFAIPKATSPEHVRENAGALDFTLTPEDLSAIDAEHRR; translated from the coding sequence GTGCTGACCCGCGAGTTCGGGCCCACCGGTGTCAAGGTCAGCGTCATCGGCCAGGGCACCTGGCACATGGGCGAGGACCGGCGCCTCAAGAAGGGCGAGATTGCGGCGCTCCGGCTCGGCATCGAGCTGGGCCTGACCCACATCGACACCGCTGAGATGTACGCAGACGGCCAAGCCGAGGAGATCGTCGCTGAAGCGGTGGCGGGGCAGCGCGACCGCGTCTTCATCGCCACCAAGGTCCTGCCCTCGAACGCGTCGTACAAGGGCACGCTCGACGCCTGCGAGCGCTCGCTCAAGCGCCTGCGTACCGACCACGTGGACCTCTACCTCTTGCACTGGTGGAGCGGGCAGCACCCCATCGAGGACACCATGCGCGCCTTGGTAGCCCTCTGCGCATCGGGCAAGACGCGCTTCGCCGGCGTGAGCAACTTCGACGTCGAGCAGATGCGGGCGGCCCAGGCGGCGCTCGGCAAGGTCCCCCTCGCCTGCAACCAGGTGCTGTACCACCTTCGCGACCGCGACATCGAGAAGGACGTCGTGCCGCACTGCGAGCGGGAGCGGATCGCCGTCGTGGGCTACACGCCGCTGGCGCGCGGCGGCTTCATGCGCGGGGCGGTCGCCGACGTCGCCAAGCGGCTCGGCAAGACACCGCGCCAGGTCGCGCTCAACTTCCTCACCCGCCGCCCGTCGCTCTTCGCCATCCCGAAGGCGACGAGCCCCGAACACGTCCGGGAGAACGCGGGCGCGCTCGACTTCACGCTCACCCCTGAAGATCTCTCGGCCATCGATGCCGAGCACCGGAGATAG
- a CDS encoding xanthine dehydrogenase family protein molybdopterin-binding subunit has product MPPVSSIGQSLRRVDGGEKAAGLTRFAADLVQTNALHARLVLSHHAHARILKVNAHAARALPGVVGVFTGRDLPLTKQDPSDRNRCPLALDTVRFVGHPVVAVVAESEAVAEDAAALVEIEYEILPAAVDALEAMRPDAPLVSELGGQDDDAELGQHGAAGGGAALKEALGSNIASTQHFTRGDVAKGFAEADVVIERTYRTSVVHQGYLEPRAAVAQVDALGNVTVWTTTQALFYTRSEVAEALGLPEHQVRIVATPIGGGFGGKFVLLEPLAAALAIALRRSVSLVLSRTEEFLTTTPAPASVFELKTGIAKDGRLTALQARVIFDAGAYAGAPLGIACLMLGGCYRLPHMDIRGYEVLTHKTGNGAYRAPGAVQAAFALESQMDLMARALGMDPLDLRLLNASSEGDLMANGNKWPRIGLRPCLERLKEERGRRKASAGSNPRLKRGVGVAIGGWMGGIEPANAVCRLERDGTLSIIVGTVDMSGTNTAFAQIASEAFGLPTGLIRVVNADTEAAPYAGSSGGSKITYTVGAAVEKAARDARQQLFAIAARHLEAAVEDLELVDRAIQVRGAPGKAVPIAALAKASMQFAGKYEPVYGRGSTATIARSPAFAAHLAEVEVDMETGHVRVLDQVVVQDVGRAINPAAIEGQIQGAAAQGVGWALLERMPYDAHGQLLSATFMDYAMPASDTVAAVRAVLVEVPSELGPFGAKGVGEPPVVGAPAAIANAVMDATGHRFTELPITSEAVSRAVLGAIVHS; this is encoded by the coding sequence ATGCCCCCTGTGTCCAGCATCGGCCAGTCCCTTCGCCGCGTGGACGGCGGCGAGAAGGCGGCGGGCCTCACGCGCTTCGCCGCGGACCTCGTGCAGACGAACGCGTTGCACGCCCGCCTCGTGCTCTCGCATCACGCTCACGCGCGCATCCTTAAGGTGAACGCGCACGCCGCCAGGGCCCTGCCCGGCGTGGTCGGCGTCTTCACCGGGCGCGACCTGCCGCTCACCAAGCAGGATCCGTCCGACCGCAACCGCTGCCCTCTGGCGCTCGACACCGTCCGCTTCGTGGGGCACCCCGTGGTCGCGGTCGTGGCCGAGAGCGAGGCCGTCGCCGAGGACGCGGCGGCGCTGGTCGAGATCGAGTACGAGATCCTGCCCGCCGCGGTCGACGCGCTCGAGGCCATGCGGCCCGACGCCCCGCTCGTGAGCGAGCTTGGCGGCCAGGACGATGACGCCGAGCTGGGCCAGCACGGCGCGGCCGGCGGCGGCGCGGCGCTCAAGGAAGCGCTCGGGTCCAACATCGCGAGCACCCAGCACTTCACGCGCGGCGACGTCGCCAAGGGCTTCGCCGAGGCGGACGTCGTGATCGAGCGCACCTACCGCACGAGCGTCGTCCACCAGGGCTACCTCGAGCCGCGCGCGGCCGTGGCGCAGGTGGACGCGCTCGGCAACGTTACCGTGTGGACGACCACCCAAGCGCTCTTCTACACGCGCTCGGAAGTCGCCGAGGCCCTGGGCCTGCCCGAGCACCAGGTGCGCATCGTCGCGACGCCGATCGGCGGCGGCTTCGGCGGCAAGTTCGTCCTCCTCGAGCCGCTCGCCGCGGCGCTCGCGATCGCGCTCAGGCGATCCGTCTCGCTCGTGCTCTCGCGCACCGAGGAGTTCCTGACGACGACCCCCGCGCCCGCGAGCGTTTTCGAGCTCAAGACCGGCATCGCCAAGGACGGCAGGCTGACCGCCCTTCAGGCGCGGGTCATCTTCGACGCCGGCGCCTATGCGGGCGCGCCGCTCGGTATCGCCTGTCTGATGCTCGGCGGCTGCTACCGGCTGCCCCACATGGACATCCGCGGCTACGAGGTGCTGACCCACAAGACGGGCAACGGCGCCTACCGCGCTCCCGGCGCCGTCCAGGCGGCCTTCGCGCTGGAATCCCAGATGGACCTGATGGCCCGCGCGCTCGGCATGGACCCGCTCGACCTGAGACTCCTCAACGCGTCGTCCGAGGGCGATCTCATGGCCAACGGCAACAAGTGGCCGCGCATCGGTCTCCGCCCCTGCCTCGAGCGGCTCAAGGAGGAGCGCGGCCGCCGCAAGGCGTCCGCGGGATCTAATCCGCGCTTGAAGCGTGGGGTCGGGGTCGCAATTGGCGGCTGGATGGGCGGCATCGAGCCGGCCAACGCGGTCTGCCGGCTCGAGCGCGACGGCACGCTGTCCATCATCGTGGGCACGGTGGACATGAGCGGAACCAACACGGCCTTCGCCCAGATCGCCTCGGAGGCCTTTGGTCTTCCCACGGGACTCATCCGGGTGGTGAACGCCGACACCGAGGCCGCGCCCTACGCCGGCTCGAGCGGCGGGAGCAAGATCACCTACACTGTCGGCGCGGCCGTCGAGAAGGCAGCGCGCGACGCGAGGCAGCAGCTCTTCGCCATCGCCGCGCGTCACCTCGAGGCGGCGGTGGAGGACCTCGAGCTGGTCGACCGGGCGATCCAGGTCCGGGGCGCGCCCGGCAAGGCCGTGCCGATCGCCGCGCTCGCCAAGGCGTCGATGCAGTTCGCGGGCAAGTACGAGCCCGTGTACGGGCGTGGCTCGACGGCGACCATCGCGCGCTCGCCCGCCTTCGCGGCGCATCTCGCCGAGGTCGAGGTGGATATGGAGACCGGTCACGTGCGAGTGCTCGACCAGGTCGTGGTCCAGGACGTAGGGCGCGCGATCAACCCCGCGGCCATCGAAGGCCAGATCCAGGGCGCCGCCGCCCAGGGGGTCGGGTGGGCCCTCCTCGAGCGGATGCCGTACGACGCGCACGGCCAGCTGCTCTCGGCAACGTTCATGGACTACGCCATGCCGGCGAGCGACACCGTCGCCGCGGTGCGCGCCGTGCTCGTGGAGGTGCCATCCGAGCTGGGCCCCTTCGGCGCGAAGGGAGTCGGCGAGCCGCCCGTGGTCGGCGCGCCCGCCGCCATCGCCAACGCGGTCATGGACGCGACAGGACACCGCTTCACCGAGCTGCCCATCACGAGCGAGGCCGTGAGCCGCGCGGTCTTAGGAGCCATCGTCCATTCGTAA
- a CDS encoding MFS transporter has translation MRNIILLGLTSLLTDISSEMVYPLVPFFLTAALGASPAMLGLIEGLAESVASVLKVFAGFISDRIGKRKGLIIAGYGAAALGKLLLALAAGWGMVLTARVVDRLGKGIRTAPRDALIADSAHEDKRGRAFGLHRTLDTWGAVAGVGLGYWFFTRMPGEYARVFLVALLPAVLGVLVLLAVREPKHGRLRVAPPRLSWNMLPRRLQLFLVITLLFTLGNSSNAFLLLRAQSLGFTAAAAILLYGAYNASYALSSYPVGLVSDRIGRKTLLVAGYSFYGVVYLGFALLDAASHAWITWALFALYGLYSGFTDGVEKALVSDLAPRELRATAIGLHGTLVGIGLFPASFIAGQLWTWLGPESTFYFGSGMGFLASLGLLLVL, from the coding sequence ATTCGTAACATCATCCTGCTCGGGCTGACCTCGCTCCTGACCGACATCTCGAGCGAGATGGTCTACCCCCTCGTGCCCTTCTTCCTCACGGCGGCGCTCGGCGCGAGCCCGGCGATGCTGGGGCTCATCGAAGGCCTGGCCGAGAGCGTGGCGAGCGTCCTCAAGGTCTTCGCCGGGTTCATCTCGGACCGGATCGGGAAGCGCAAGGGACTGATCATCGCCGGCTACGGCGCGGCCGCCCTCGGCAAGCTGCTTCTCGCGCTGGCAGCGGGCTGGGGCATGGTGCTGACGGCGCGAGTCGTTGACCGGCTCGGCAAGGGCATACGAACGGCGCCGCGGGATGCCCTGATCGCCGACAGCGCCCACGAGGACAAGCGCGGCCGCGCCTTCGGGCTCCACCGGACCCTCGACACCTGGGGCGCGGTGGCGGGCGTAGGCCTCGGCTACTGGTTCTTCACGCGCATGCCCGGCGAGTACGCGCGCGTCTTCCTGGTAGCGCTCCTCCCCGCGGTGCTGGGGGTGCTCGTGCTCCTAGCCGTCCGCGAGCCCAAGCACGGGAGGCTGCGTGTGGCCCCGCCTCGCCTCAGCTGGAACATGCTGCCGAGGCGGCTACAGCTCTTCCTCGTGATCACGCTCCTCTTCACCTTAGGCAACTCGTCCAACGCCTTCCTCCTGCTCCGGGCGCAGAGCCTCGGCTTCACGGCCGCGGCGGCGATTCTCCTCTACGGCGCCTACAACGCGAGCTACGCTCTGTCCTCCTATCCGGTCGGGCTGGTGTCTGACCGCATCGGCCGCAAGACTCTTCTCGTCGCGGGGTACAGCTTCTACGGAGTCGTCTACCTGGGGTTCGCCCTCCTCGACGCCGCGAGCCACGCGTGGATCACCTGGGCGCTCTTCGCACTCTACGGGCTTTACAGCGGATTCACCGATGGCGTCGAGAAGGCGCTGGTCTCCGACCTCGCGCCTCGCGAGCTGCGCGCGACGGCCATCGGGCTCCATGGGACCTTGGTGGGCATTGGACTCTTCCCGGCCTCCTTCATCGCGGGCCAGCTTTGGACATGGCTCGGCCCGGAATCCACCTTCTATTTCGGCAGCGGCATGGGCTTCCTCGCGTCCCTCGGCCTTCTGCTGGTGCTCTGA